The Tursiops truncatus isolate mTurTru1 chromosome 11, mTurTru1.mat.Y, whole genome shotgun sequence genomic sequence GTGGGCAGGAAGTCAGGTCCTGGCAGGCAGGAGCAGGGAAGGGAGCAGCTGTGGTGAGAGATGCTGCCAGAGGGGCCCTCTCTGGGGGGCCAGCAGAGGACCCCACCTTTGGAGACCCTctggccctgtgctgggcccagCGGGAGCCAGGGCTGTTGGTTTCAGGCATGGCGGGGGCGCAAGGCCAGGCATCTTCACAAGGCCTCACGGCCGCCTTCCTCTGGAGTGAGGCCCAGCCTTCACCCAGACAGGGCCTGCCTGGGCCTGGGTCGGGGCAGGTGGGCAAGGGCTGGGGAGCCTCCCACCGGCCTCCCCAACGCCCCCGCCGGCCCAGGTGCTTCCGGCCCGTGCTGGCCCACGTGCAGCTGCTGTGGGAGCTCATGCTTCTTGGGGAGCCCCTGCTGGTCCTGGCGCCCTCGCCCGCAGTGTCCTCGGAGATGGTGCTGGCCTTGACCAGGTGGGTCGGGCGGCAACGCGAGGGGCCGGGGGCCCCGGACCAGCCCTGCGAACTGACTGTCCCTGCGGGTCCCTCCCCACAGCTGCCTGCAGCCCCTCAAGTTCTGCTGCGACTACCGCCCCTACTTCACCGTCCACGATAGCGAGTTCAAGGAGTTCACGACGCGCACTCAGGCCCCGTAAGTGCCGCCCTGCCCGCCCTGCGCCCTGCGCCCTCCGCCTGcgtctgcctctcctccctccctccctctctctctctctctctctctctagaccAAGCGTGGTCCTGGGAGTCACAAACCCTTTCTTTATCAAAACGCTCCAGCACTGGCCCCACGTTCTCCGCATCGGGGAGCCCAAGATGCCAGGTGAGGTCCCCGGCCTCCACCCAAGGGTCCTGGGAACGCGGGGCCTCTCCGGGTCTGCGCCTGCGGAGGCAGAAGCAAGACCCTGAGGCCCGGCCATGGGGCGTGTCTCGTAGGGGACCTTCCCAAGCAGATCAAACTGAAAAAGCCCTCAAGGCTGAAGACCCTGGACACCAAGCCAGGTCTgtgcccctcctctcctcccggGACCCAGAGACACGCCTTGGGGCGGGGTGGGCCGGGCAGATGTGCTGGCACAGCTGAAGGGGGTGCCCCGCCCCCGGGGAGCGCGCTGCCattctgccctcctccccaggcctctACACCGCGTACACGACCTACCTCCACCGAGACAAGGCCCTGCTCAGACGACTGCTTAAGGTACCGCTGGGGGGTGCTCCGGGGCGGGGAAGCTGGGCTCGGTGTGTGAAGGGGGCGCAGCCGGCCTGCTGTGGCTCAGCCCTCGCCCCGCCCCCCAGGGCCTGCAGAGGAAGCGGCCGTCGGACGTGCAGACTGCAGTGCTGAGGCAGCACCTCCTGGAGCTCACGCAGAGCTTCATCATCCCTCTGGTGGGGCCTGGCCGGCGGGGAGGAGGGCGCCGGGCTGGAGGGGCAGGCAGCAGGCTGTGGCCCAGACTCAGActcactccccttcccccccaggAGCACTACATGGCCAGCCTCATGCCCCTGCAGAAGAGCATCACGCCCTGGAAGGTGTggtccagggaggggctgggaggatggGCCCTATGCCGATCCTTTGGGGGGGGGTGTCTCGTGGGTGTGCAGGAGCCCCTGGGGCCAGCCCATCCCCACACCCGCAGGTGGCCCTCACAGGGAAGAGAAATGCGGGCCACACGGATGGGGGAGGGGTTCGAGGCCCTCTTCTCTGGGAAGGGTCACCCTGGGATCTGTCCCtgcagggtgggggctgggggacacACAAGGGGCCCGTCTGCCAAGTGCCCTGGGGAAGGTCCTGACCAGCCAAGGTGCGGGACCTGCGAGGCCGTGCCTGCCCCCAGCACCCAGGCTCACCCAGCCCCTGTCTCAGACCCCTCCCCAGATCCACCCCTTCCGCCAGGACGACTTCCTGCGTAGCCTGGAGCGCTCGGGGCCCCAGCTCACCTGCCTCCTCAAGGGCGACTGGCTGGGCCTCTACAGGTGGGTGGACAGTAGGTAGGgtcctggggcccctgctgctggTGGCCGTGCCCATCCCTCAACACACAGCGTCAGCCCACACCTGCTGCCCCTTGCCCCCCACAGGCGGTTTTTCAAGTCCCCCCATTTTGATGGCTGGTACCGACAGCGGCACAAAGAGATGGCCCAGAAGCTGGAGGCCCTGCACCTCGAGGCCATCTGTGAGGCGGTGAGGGGGGCGATCGGCTGCGGGAGAGCACAGAGGGGTGCGAGCCCCACACAGGGGCCGGAGGAGAGTGCAGGGGGGGCGGACACAGGCCCAGAGCTGGGCGAGAGCCTCGGCGATGGAAGGTCCCATCTTGTCCCCGCAGAACCTCGAGATCTGGATGCAGGACAAGTCCGAGGTGGAGGTCGTGGATCTGGTCCTGAAACTTCGGGAGAGGCTGGTGAGatgcctcccagccctgccccacctcGGCCAGCCAGATGTGAAGGTCGCCTGCCCCTGACCACCGCTGCCCCTGCAGGTTCGGGCACAGGGCCACCAGCTCCCCGTGAAGGAGGCGACGCTGAAGCGGGCGCGGCTGTACATCGAGACAGTCGTCGGCTCCCTGCCCAAGGACCTGCAGGTCGTCCTGTGCCCTCCCTAGGATGGGGCCCATGGCCCGGGGCCTGGCTGCCCCTCGGGGCCTGGGTCTGGCCGAGATTCCCTCCCCCCAGTCAAGCATGAGATCCCCCACCCAAGCTTCCGGTTGCCCCTGGTCCCCCACCTGGCACCACCATCATCCCAGCAGACAAGGTGGCATTTGGAACTACAGCCTGGCCCCTGACTGTTGGCGGATCACGTGCTGcagagcctcccctccccctgggccCCACCTGTCCTCTCCAGGgtcttaggcaggggtggggggcaggctgTGAGCCCTGCTGATCTGATCTGGGCCAAGGCCACACACCCCTCCAGGAGCCCATCTGCCCAAGCCGTGCAGGCCCAAGCGTTGCATCTGATGCGTCCTTTAGACCCACCAGGCTGCCCAGCTCAGGACGGAAGGAGGCGGCTGACAGGCAGACCCCTCTCCTCACACAGCCCGCCCCCCGCCTGTCTTGCCTGGGGGCTGAGGGGGGAACCTCGCCTGCGGTCATCACTTGGGAGGGGAGAAGCCGCTTTGCCCGGAGAAGAGCTGTGCCCTGTGGTTCGCTGGGATGCCGCCAGGACCCGCGTGGCTGCCAGGCGGGTCCAGGGCATTGTCTTTGTTCCACTCCAGGGACACCCCACTGGGCACCTTCTCCATTCACTCTGCCCTGCGCTGCTGCTCGTCGGCTGGCAGGCCCTCGAGTCACCCCCGTGTCCATGCAGCCCCACAGGCAGTGAGGGGCTTGGACTCTAGCCTGACCAGGCCCGCGGCCTTGGGGCACCATGCTCCTCGGCAAGGAGTGAAAGCCCCTCAGAAGGGATCCGCGCCCCCATATGACACCTTGGAGCGCTGGGCCAAGCAGTCACGTGCTGTCAAAGGCACCATCACAGCTCAGCGCACAGTGGCagctggtggggggcagggcagggggggaGGCGCGGACCCAGAGCTGCAGGCCTTTGGGTAAGTCCCACCGAACCCAACCCCAGATGCCTCACCTGAGGCACAAGGCCTCGTAGATGCCCGCGTGGGCCTTGGAGGCGACCTGAGCTGAGTCCTGGCTGAGCGATGGGGTGCGGGAGGCAGGCCGAGCGGGGggctttcccttctctcctgatTCCCCACAGTCCGTGTCCTGGGATGGAGCAGTGACGCAGCCACTCCTCCCAAGCGGAGTTCGGTGGAGCTGCCAGATGACAGAGGCGCTGGCCTCAGAGCTGCCAGCGTCGTCTTGTCCGGCCCTGACCACTGCCTAGGACAGCCCGGCGCGTCCGCAGCCTGCAGACAGCTGAGCTCGGCCTGGTGTGCGACCGCAGTCAGAGGACAGAATCGAGGCAGCAGAGGGAGAGGCGAGCTGGAGGCCCTCAAGTGAGGAAGGACTTTGTGGCCCCAGTGCCACTTTGGAAAGTCTGCCCTGCTGTCTGGCCGTGAGGGGTGTGCCCCGGCACATTGCAGGGTCCCTTCCCTTGGCTTTCTGAGGGTGACTGCGGGTGATGGAGGGCTGCAGGGGAGCGGCTGCAAGGGGGCCTCCGCAAAGCCCTCAGGGACTTTTGCCTCCATCGACCCAGGAAGGCACAACCTGATTCCCCCGAATCCTTGCATGCTCCCTCGAGGACTGCTTGAGTCCACGCAGCAGCCCCTCACAGCGGCTTGTCCTCAGGAACACTGGTGCAGTGGGATGTCGGGGGAGGGACGCCTGGCAGAGTGGGCAACACTGCCCAGGGTGGAATCCAAAGCTGAAGGGTACAGGTGGGAGGAGGTCCCTCCCCTGGAGTGCCTGCGGCTGTCGGGGGGGCCTCCTCCTCACAGCCTGACCCCCCTGCCCAGACAGGGGCCTGAGGGTGCGGGCTGGGGGTGGAGTCCTGCCAACTCCATCGTCTCCCCCATAAGACCCCGGGTTCCCTCTCAGGATCAGGTCAGCTCCGGCTGGGCTGAGTCTCTGTCCCCCCACCAGGCTGGGGACAGGcagtgaggagggaggaaggggcaggaagaTCAAAAGAGGCAGACCCACCACCTACTAGAGCCCCGTGGACAGGAGGCCTGGACGGACAGGAACCAGTGGTCCAAGAGGGCGCTGTGGTCGGCGGCCAGTATGTGAAGCCGCCTGCTTTTGGGGATCGTGTGTGGGCCTGGTGTGGTGgccgggatgggggtgggagggcagtggGCTGATCCAGGGACAGGAAGGACAGTCTTCACCCCCAAGCTTCCTGCACTCTATTTAAAGACTCCGTTTTAGTCTGCGATGGTGGACTTCCCACATCTTTGGTATTAAAATGTCCTTCTGTGACACGATACTTGCCTTTTAACTTCCTTTTTTGATAAAAAGTTGGCATCCCTATCAGAGCCTGGTAACTTTAGGGTCCTCTTGGTGGGGCGTTGGGTGGGCCTTGCTGTGGACGGGTTCAGGGCTAAAGGGGTGAAGGTGTGGCCTGGCTGGTTGGGGGTAGGGGGGTAGCAGAAAGAACTAGTGAGTTGACCCTCTCCAGTGGCTTCATCTGAGCTGGGCGTTCCTGAGCATCCGGGGCAGGTCCCAGGCCCGGgttgggtggggtgggcaggaacGAGTGGGCTATCTGCCGGGAACGGAACGTCTGGGTGGAGGGCAGGTGCCCAAGGAAGGGGGGTCCCAGTGTGGGAGTACAGGTTAGGGCTGGGGAATGGCCCCACGTCCTCCCTGGGTCCCCAGCTGCTGCTCAGCACAGCGGGGCTTGTGACTGCAGACTGTCCTGAGGGGAGCAGGACACACAGGAGAGCTGGCcccacaggggtccccaactctgCTCAAGTTGTGGTGGGAGTGGCCAGGGGCATCAGGACCAGGGTTGATGGGGGCTGCAGCGCCCAGAAGTGGGGCAAGCTCTAGTCCAGAGGTGGATGCCCCAGGGAGAGGCTCGGTCTCACCACCCACCTCCAAGCACTTCAGCAGGGGTTGACGGGTCCTgggtgtgggtggagggaggtggaAGGGAGGCGGGGGAAGGAGGGCGCTGGAGGCCAAGGACGGGTTGCGAGGGGACCCAGGGCAGGCGTCCTCTTCCCCTTGGAAGTTGAGGGACAAGGCGCAGCAGCCCCCAACCGCCCAAAGGGTAGGAGTGTGGCCGGCATGTTCCCCAGTCGGAGGGTCGGGGTGCCGGGGACCTCGGTCTTGCAGGCGTTCTCCCCTAGAGCCCAGACTTGGGCTCCTCTGGCGCGAACCTGGACGCGAACCGGGCCGAACCTCCCCGGCGACGCGGCGCACCCGCCCACTGCGGCCGCCAGGCGCCGGGGACGCGGGGGGGCGCGCGGGGGGCGCGCGGGGAGCGCTCCGCCAGGCGggccccccttctctccctccccacccccgctctctcctctccctctccctctccctctcctccccgtctccctctccctctcctcccccattcccccgccgggggcggggccgctgCTCCCGCGCGCTCCGGCCCCTCCGCGGCCACACAAAGGCCCGTCTCCATGGCAGCCGCGCTGGCCTCAGCGCAGCGCCGATCGCGGCACGGGCGCCATCGAGCCTCGGCGGCAGACAAGCAGGTACGGGAATGGGGTACGGGGCCCGCGGGGCGGCCGCGCCAGTGGGGGGCTTCGCCGTCAGCGCCGCTCCGTCCTGGCCTGCGGCGATCGGGACGCGGGGACTCGGGCGACTGCCGCCCGGCGGAGGAAAACTCGGGCTGCGGCCGCCGTCCGTGCGTCCGGCCGTCCGGGGCCGGGCCGCTCCCACCTCGCGCTCTTCCAGGTGGCGGGCGAGGCCCGCGGCGCCGAGGGCAGCGGGCCTGGCCCAGCAGAAGGTCCCTAGCTGGGCGCCGCGCCCTCTCCCGCCGCCCGCGTCCCTCCGGAGCCGCTCGGACCGCTTCTCGTTCCCGATCCTCCCTCCCTACTCATGCCCGCTGCCCCTCCAGCCACCGAGATCCGTGCACAGGGCGGGGATCGGCCCTGTTGTACAAGAGCTCCAGGCCCGCGCCCACCCAGCCTTGGTTCCTGGGGTGGCCGAGCCCCGGCTTTCCCCAGGAAGCTGGGCTCGCGGTCAGCCCTTGGCAGCCCCCAAACCCCTTGGGGACTTGTGAGGCGGGCATAAGCCAGGACCACCCTGGGAGCCCCTGGTCTGCACCTGGCCAGGCTGGAAGGCGGGTGCAGGGCTCCCGCTTGGGACTAGGGGTGGCTTGGCAGCAGCACCAGCACCTGGCAAGTCCTGGTGGCCCTGGGCCTGCTTCACCACAGAGCCAGCACCCACAGTTCCCAGTGTTTGTTGGTGTGGTGTTTGGGTGGACACTCTGGGACCCAGGAAGTGAGTACAGGAAGTCTCTACTCACTGCCAGGACCCTGCCCCTCTGCGTGCAGCCTCCCGGAGGAAGCCCTCCTAGATGGGCCCGTCCCCCCCATCTGTGCTCAGTGCTTGGCGGGTATGAGGGGGGTCCCTGAGCCCAAGAGCCTCGGAGCTTCCTGCCACTTCACTGGCCTCCTCTTCCTAGcaacttggaaaagaaaggaagggctCTATCCGTGCCCTGGGCCTATGGTGGGGGTCAAGACTAGGGGTGAGGCTTGACCCCCGAAGCCAGTGGAGTGTTCTGGAGCTCGGAGGGCTCTCCGTGCCTGCCCTGGGGAGCCCCTGTCATGTCTAACTGCAGCCCCTGTGTGCCACACACACTCCCTGGCGGGGCCCTGTGGAGATGGGAGAGCACGGCCCCCAGGGGTGGGAGCTCTCAGCCTGACCCCGTTCGGGATGTTCCCCGGGCACAGAGGGGAGAGTCTGAGAGCTGGACAGCTGccggggggtgtgtgtgggggaggcGTTCTTCTGCTCTGAGGTGAGGGTCCTGGGAGGGTAGGGTCAGCATCGGCCTGGCTGAGCCTGTTGGGTGTTTTTTTATGGCGTGTCAGCTTTTAGGGATCCCCAGAGAAGACTGAGGACGAGCAGGTGGTCTCGGCAGATCTGGGCCTGTCACCTTTTCCCGCCGTACCTATAGGGGGCCCACCTCCGTCTGCCGGGTAGGGGGAGGCTTGAGGTCTGGCCAGGGGCTCCTTGccccaggaggggagggaagttacagagaaaaacaagggTTTGGAATGCaagtcccccctcccccgccggcCGCCTGCCAAGAAGGAATTATTTTGGATTATCCAGCCGTGTCCAGTCACCCAAGGGGGGCGGGGAGGCTAGAGCTGGGGGAGGCTACAGCCGTGGGAGAGAGATCCACTTCCGGGGCCGTGGGTTGAGAGCCCCAGAAGGGAGGGACGGGCAAGTCTGGGCAGCTCCACCACCTCCCATGGCTGCTCAGACCggtcaggggtggggtgggaggggatgcGTCACCCTTGAGATGGAGAACGCCCAAGATCGGCCCCAGCAGGCCCCGCCCAGTGAGCCTGGCGTGGGCCCAGGCCCCCTGGGGGAGGCCGTGGGGCCGGAGGAGTCCTAGACTCCTTTCTCGGGACCCAGGGTGTCCTGTGTGGCTGCCCTCCAGCTCTGGGTTCAGGGACACACCTTGGGCTGGTTACTTACACCTGTGTGGCGCTTCCCTGGGGTGGCGGGGCAGGTAGGGCCGTGACTCAGGCTGCTTAGCGTGGTGGGGCACTGGGGTCTCCCTCGGGCCGAATCTCTGGCTATTCTCCTGCCTCTTGACTGACTCACTAACCAGCAGCTGACGGATGCACCACTTCCCTCCAAGCCCCTCGGAcagcccagctcccacccccacgTCCCCACCCCACAGGTGAAGGATCCCGTAGGGGAGGGGTCCCACAGGTGAGGAGCCCAAGGCCAGAGATGCAAGGAGCCGACTGGGATGCTGCCTCTGCCGCTTGGGCGCCCAAGGTCCGTGTAGGCATGTGTGCGGCCACCCACCCAGTGGCCCCTGTAGGGACCACGCTGTGAGGCAGAGCTGGCAGCTGGGGCAGCGTGCAGTAAACCCAGGGGCCTGGCCTCAGCCCAGGTGAGTGGAGCAGAAGAGATTGGACTGGAAGGCACTGGGGTGGGCCGGCAGCCTGGGGAGGGATCCATATGGCATGTGCCCGTCTCCCCCAGGACAGCTTGGTTGCGGGCACTTGAGCCGTCTCAGGACCTGGGCCATTCTGGGAACCTCCTGTTCCCTGCCTTGAACCCGCTTCCTGGGGGCCGGAGCTGGTGAAGCCCTGGGACCAGGGGAGTGAACTGGTGGGGACAGGCTGTGGCTTCAGTGCTCTCCCACATGGCCCCTTCTCCGGTCTGGGCAGATCCGCGCTGAGGCGCCAGGTCCTCTGGTCCTCCGGTCCTCCTTCTGTGTCCTTCTTACTCCCGTCAGGCCTCAGTCCTTTCTGCTGCAGCAACAGACACCAGCCTCCTGCCTTGGCTTCCTGGGTGGGGGGAATAAGCTTTTCTTCCCTGCTGAAGAGCCTCTTGGGCCCAGAGCCTGCCCTGGACCAGGGTGTCGGGAAAGCAGTCAGGGGAGGAGGTGAGCGATCAGACCTGCCAGAACTCAACCCAGGCTGGTCTCCCAGCTGAGCTGGATACGGGTTCACTGGGGGCCAGTTCCTAGTTGGCAGTGGGGGCTGGGCAGAGTCCCTCCCCCTGAGGCAAATGGCtatgtgtgtttggggtggggtggggtggatggGGCCTCTACATGTCTTTGGTCTCAAATTACAGGCTGGATCGGTGGTTGGTGGCCTGTAATTGGTGGGGGGCACTGGGGTGCATGGGGGCTGGGGAAGCACTGttgcttccctttttctctccagGCCACATGTGGTCCCTTCATGGTTTTCCCTTCTGTGATTTCACATCCTCTGATGGgctcctgcttccctctgcccctGAGGCTTTGAGGACCTCGTTCCCTCTGCTGACCAGGCAAGAATCCTGCCCTTTCCTGGGCTCCCCCCCGAGCCAGACCGGGGCACAGCTgctcccagcccttccctcccaTCCGGCGGGGCTTCTGAAGGGCggggcagggcctctgctgtCCTGCCCCCAGTGCCTACCCCTGTGGTATTCACGAACCTGTGACAGTGACTGGACCCAGAACCCCAGACGGAGCCCGCGGTGGCCAGGGGCACACCTGTCGGTCTGCCCCTCCAGTCACAGGGAGGAGCCCAGGGCTGGCCCCCCCTGGAGCTGGGGTCCTATTTCCCACCCTTTGTCACCCTTTGGTCCCTCATCTGCAGCTCAGCGCCCCCTTCACACGGAGAGTGTCTCCCCCAGCACTGCTCCCACCGTGGCTGGCAGCTTTCCACCCTGTGGGCTGGCCACTGGCCCACCCGAGTGCCTGGTTCCCCTGTGCGCTAGGCAGAGGAGGTGCTCTCCTGGGCTGGGGATGGGGCATCTGGGAAGAGGGCTCAGCTTGGTGCCCCCGTCCTCAGCCCCTAAGATCACGTGATTTCTGAAACCTGGCAGTTCTCCATCCTGGTGCCAGGTGAGTCCTGGCCTGGGGACCGTGGGAGCAAAAGTGCGGCCTGTGGGTGCAGCCTGGATTCTGACCCCAGTGCTGGCGTCACCCCTGCCCTGCACTCGTCCCTTCCGGATGTGGAGACCAGAGCCCTCGGTGCAGTTGGCCGGCAGTTCCCATGGGGGGTTCTGGGAGGAGGGGCACCGTGTCGAGCTCAGATCTCGAGCTCAGATCTCTGTGACGCAGCCCCCGCTGGACCCCGTCCTCAGGAAGAGCAAGAAAGGGAAAAGGTTTGATGTCAGCCTTGCAGAAGGCCACCTGTATGAACAGAGTCAGGGCAGGGACGTCTGCTCCCGAGGCAGGGACACTTCCGGCTGCTGGCCTTCTGCTCCGATCTGGGCCCCCTGAGCCAGCATGCCACCTGTGCAGGCCATGGGCCCTGCGCTGATTTGGACTTCTCTGGGGGGCGCCGTCAGCTCCCCTCCAGGCACCGTGCCCGGCGCCAAGCTGGTGGCTGAAGGCTGAGGCGGCTCCAGGGCTCCTCGGCCACAGCCAGACGTGCAGCATGGGTGACAGTGGGAAGAGGGTGACTGGCTTGGTGCCCACCTGGGTCCTTGAGTGCTGGAGGGAGGGGTGCTGAAGGGGTCTAGGGACAGCCCTGATAGGTTAGGGAGCATGGGTCTGTCTTGGGGTACAAGGGGGCCTGTGGCACGAGCGGCAGGATTGGGGTGGCCCGGGGGTGTGGACCCGGCCATGGGAGGTGTGGGCTCTGGGCCTGAATGTGGCTTctagcccccagccccagcccagggcatCCTCAGAGCGGGGGGGCCTACTTTGGAGGAGGGCCAGGGCCCAGGACACTGCCGTGGCGCGGCTGCTGCCCTCCCCAGGGAAGGTGGCCGCTGTCCCACTTGCACCCAGTGGTAGGACCAGAGCTGGGTGAGTTGGCGGGGCTGAGAGCAGGTGGTGGGAAGGAGAGGCCCCAGCGCAGCCCACCTGCTCTCTCTCAGCCTTGGAGTTGCTCCCCCAGACGGGCCGGGGGACGTGAGGGGCAGGAGACCCAGCCACGCTTCCTGCAGGTGGCCCCTGGCCCTACCCCTGTGTGTGACAGCTCCTTGCTGAACTGAGTGAGCCGCTGAGGGGGTGGGTGCTGGGCCTGGCCCCAGGGACCTGTGGGCTACTTCCTGGGTGTGTGGTCCCAGGGAGGCCGGGTGCCCGCCTCCCCCCATGCAGTCCCGGCCACCTCACTGCCCCCTGACCCCTGCACCATTGTCCCATTCACCACTCTGCCTTCCCCTGAGCTGGGGTATTTCCTCGCTGGAAACTCCCGGTCCCTCTGCCCTTCCaaagcctaaccctaacccggaCCACCGCCCCACCCTGAGCCTGGACTCCAGACCCTACCCAGCCCCGCAAGCACCCTGCACCTCACCAGGGCCCGACCCCACCTGGACAGAGACCGGGCCAGTAGCCTGGAGCCGTCCCCCCACGCAGATGGCCCTGGCCCACCTTTCCCACACGGGTCCCTCGAGGCCAGCTCCAGGCCTGCCCAGCTCCTCCAGGCCCCTCGGCCCTTCTGGGTGTGCTGGGCGGACGCAGTGCTGGGGCTGCCCGAGGCTCACCCAGCCCAGGTGCTCGGGTCTGGGGC encodes the following:
- the LOC109549619 gene encoding uncharacterized protein, with the protein product MVLMKSSPSRQNTLQLNASIDFPMLGGRIGNEKRSERLRRDAGGGRGRGAQLGTFCWARPAALGAAGLARHLEEREVGAARPRTAGRTDGGRSPSFPPPGGSRPSPRVPIAAGQDGAALTAKPPTGAAAPRAPYPIPVPACLPPRLDGARAAIGAALRPARLPWRRAFVWPRRGRSAREQRPRPRRGNGGGEGEGDGEERERERERRERGWGGREGGPAWRSAPRAPPARPPASPAPGGRSGRVRRVAGEVRPGSRPGSRQRSPSLGSRGERLQDRGPRHPDPPTGEHAGHTPTLWAVGGCCALSLNFQGEEDACPGSPRNPSLASSALLPPPPFHLPPPTPRTRQPLLKCLEVGGETEPLPGASTSGLELAPLLGAAAPINPGPDAPGHSHHNLSRVGDPCGASSPVCPAPLRTVCSHKPRCAEQQLGTQGGRGAIPQP